A genome region from Chlorobaculum tepidum TLS includes the following:
- a CDS encoding TonB-dependent receptor plug domain-containing protein, which produces MKKAVLMVLLLAAVRPAIAAETIASSDQSATPVFTAGEIVVTGKSANSSETVPAAEMEMLDKQNLSEAADLLPGVTISNVGGRNEGMIYVRGFDMRQVPLYLDGVPLYVPYDGYVDPNRFLTMNLSEVSVSKGFTSVLYGPNTLGGAINMVSRKPEKKLEGNVSAGGSMGNDEIDAGFESVNIGSNQGKWYVQAGLSVLSRDFMPLSSSFEPVANEDGGERGNSDTRDRNATIKIGYTPNSTDEYSITLNSQHSVKGVPLYTGSNPNNKSRFWRFTNWDKTSLYYIGRTSLGEKSYLKTRAYFDNYYNTLESYDDATYTTQHSNKAFSSRYDDHTVGGSVEFGTSIAQSDILKVALHDKYDMHNEIGNTGEEPLKFADNTFSIAVENTWNASKNLTLIAGVRQDFRSTIEAQEFTDNTHTAIHSFDLEDNRAANAQLAMVGHLDACNTLTSYVARTTRFPTLKDRYSYRMGRAIANPGLDPEQSLNYGLDYAFTPSGKFSLHASVYRSKLDDTIQQVNNVAYDTATSTWLWQMQNTGKSTFTGFEYSMDWQPEAWLKAHVAYSYIDRQNDSNPDLVFTDVPKHKLNGSVQFLLNKETWVLVESEYNTKRYSTSDGKYTASPYGLLNLHINAGLTDALSLHAAVNNLFDRNYEVAEGYPEAGREYIASMNYAF; this is translated from the coding sequence ATGAAGAAAGCAGTATTGATGGTGTTGCTGCTGGCCGCGGTCAGGCCGGCAATTGCAGCCGAAACCATTGCATCGAGCGACCAGAGCGCCACGCCGGTTTTCACGGCGGGCGAGATCGTCGTCACGGGCAAGAGTGCCAACTCCTCCGAAACGGTTCCCGCCGCCGAGATGGAAATGCTCGACAAGCAGAATCTCTCCGAAGCCGCCGATCTTCTGCCGGGCGTCACGATCAGTAATGTCGGCGGGCGCAATGAAGGGATGATCTACGTGCGCGGCTTCGACATGCGCCAGGTGCCGCTCTACCTCGACGGCGTTCCGCTCTACGTGCCGTACGACGGCTATGTCGATCCGAACCGCTTTTTGACGATGAACCTGTCGGAAGTCAGCGTTTCCAAAGGCTTCACCTCGGTGCTGTACGGCCCGAACACGCTTGGCGGCGCGATCAACATGGTCAGCCGCAAGCCGGAAAAAAAGCTTGAAGGCAACGTTAGCGCTGGCGGATCGATGGGCAACGACGAGATCGACGCCGGATTTGAAAGCGTCAACATCGGCTCGAATCAGGGCAAGTGGTACGTGCAGGCCGGGCTTTCCGTGCTGAGTCGCGACTTCATGCCACTCTCCTCCTCGTTTGAACCTGTCGCGAACGAAGACGGCGGCGAGCGTGGCAACTCCGATACCCGTGACCGGAACGCCACGATCAAAATCGGTTACACACCCAACAGCACGGACGAGTACTCCATCACCCTCAACAGCCAGCACTCGGTCAAGGGCGTGCCGCTTTATACCGGATCGAATCCGAACAACAAGAGCCGCTTCTGGCGCTTCACCAACTGGGACAAAACCAGCCTGTACTACATCGGCCGCACCAGCCTCGGCGAGAAGAGCTACCTGAAAACGCGGGCCTATTTCGATAATTATTACAACACGCTCGAAAGCTACGATGACGCTACCTACACCACTCAGCATAGCAATAAAGCTTTTTCGAGCCGCTATGATGACCACACGGTCGGCGGTTCGGTGGAGTTCGGCACCAGCATCGCGCAGAGCGACATCCTCAAAGTCGCGCTGCACGACAAGTACGACATGCACAACGAAATCGGTAACACCGGCGAGGAGCCGCTGAAGTTCGCGGACAACACCTTCTCGATTGCCGTCGAGAACACCTGGAATGCCTCGAAAAATCTCACGCTCATCGCCGGTGTCCGTCAGGATTTCCGCTCCACCATCGAGGCGCAGGAGTTCACCGACAACACTCATACGGCCATCCATTCGTTCGATCTCGAAGACAACCGGGCAGCCAACGCGCAGCTCGCCATGGTCGGGCATCTGGACGCCTGCAACACGCTGACCAGCTATGTGGCGCGGACGACGCGCTTTCCCACGCTGAAGGATCGCTACTCCTACCGGATGGGCAGGGCGATTGCCAACCCCGGCCTCGATCCTGAACAGAGCCTGAACTACGGTCTCGATTACGCTTTTACACCCTCCGGAAAATTTTCGCTTCACGCGTCGGTTTACCGGAGCAAGCTCGACGACACCATCCAGCAGGTCAACAATGTCGCCTATGATACGGCGACCAGCACCTGGCTCTGGCAGATGCAGAATACCGGCAAGTCAACCTTCACCGGCTTCGAATATTCAATGGACTGGCAGCCGGAAGCGTGGCTGAAAGCGCATGTGGCCTACAGTTACATCGACCGGCAGAACGACAGCAATCCCGATCTGGTCTTTACCGATGTGCCGAAGCACAAGCTCAATGGCTCCGTGCAGTTCCTGTTGAACAAGGAGACCTGGGTGCTTGTCGAGAGCGAATACAACACGAAGCGTTACAGCACCAGCGACGGGAAGTACACGGCATCGCCTTATGGCCTCCTGAATCTGCACATAAACGCCGGGCTGACCGACGCGCTCTCGCTTCATGCGGCGGTCAACAATCTCTTCGACCGCAACTACGAGGTCGCGGAGGGGTATCCGGAAGCCGGGCGCGAGTATATCGCGTCGATGAATTACGCATTCTGA
- a CDS encoding uroporphyrinogen-III C-methyltransferase, which translates to MAEHGENRVLIVGAGPGDPELLTVRGAAAIREADVILYDCGTVEPVLALASERAAIVRVDRSPYETGEGRREQTPMIVVIREYRDRGLRVVRLKTGDPSLFGGEVDEGDVLTRLGIPWAAIPGICAGAAAASAYALPISRKFESDAVLNLIAAAITDDFALIRDAAHLLGHGATVVLYMATANLPGILRTFREAGVPDAMPVVAVSKAGWPDEAFARTTLGELTAAGCSIALPEPVVYHIGRYVRVRNVPAGSQEFFVKAPENAG; encoded by the coding sequence ATGGCGGAGCATGGAGAAAACAGGGTTCTGATTGTCGGCGCGGGGCCGGGCGATCCGGAGCTGCTGACGGTGCGCGGCGCGGCGGCCATCCGCGAGGCCGATGTCATTCTCTACGACTGCGGGACGGTCGAGCCGGTACTCGCGCTGGCATCCGAACGCGCCGCGATTGTTCGCGTGGATCGTTCGCCATATGAAACCGGCGAGGGGCGTCGCGAACAGACGCCGATGATCGTGGTGATTCGGGAGTATCGTGATCGTGGCTTGCGCGTCGTGCGGCTGAAAACCGGCGATCCGTCGCTGTTCGGCGGCGAAGTTGATGAGGGCGACGTGCTCACGCGGCTCGGCATTCCGTGGGCCGCTATTCCCGGCATCTGTGCCGGAGCGGCGGCGGCGAGCGCCTACGCCCTGCCGATCAGCCGCAAGTTCGAGAGCGACGCCGTGCTCAACCTCATCGCCGCCGCGATCACCGACGACTTCGCGCTCATCCGCGATGCCGCACACTTGCTCGGCCATGGCGCGACGGTCGTGCTCTACATGGCGACGGCGAATCTGCCGGGTATCCTCCGGACTTTTCGTGAAGCGGGCGTGCCTGATGCAATGCCGGTCGTGGCGGTGAGCAAGGCCGGATGGCCGGATGAGGCGTTTGCGCGGACGACTCTTGGCGAGCTAACGGCGGCTGGTTGTTCGATCGCCCTGCCGGAGCCGGTGGTGTACCATATCGGGCGGTACGTGAGAGTTCGGAACGTTCCTGCGGGATCGCAAGAGTTTTTTGTCAAGGCCCCCGAAAACGCCGGGTAG